In Candidatus Bathyarchaeia archaeon, the following are encoded in one genomic region:
- the sepF gene encoding cell division protein SepF — MANPDLGKILDKIIGRDRKKKAEEVKVQEEKEKEQVPPTLPSTTGKIYLRALSLHSLDELEKIKDEVRFGNILIIKIEPLAKKSIEDVKRAISELSEFVESIGGDIARLGEERIVLTPPSVQIWKEKTLTSTDIIPS; from the coding sequence TTGGCTAACCCTGACTTAGGAAAAATTCTTGACAAAATAATTGGCAGAGATAGAAAAAAGAAAGCTGAAGAAGTGAAGGTGCAGGAAGAGAAAGAAAAAGAACAAGTTCCACCCACGCTCCCATCAACCACCGGCAAAATATATCTTAGGGCTCTCTCGTTACATTCGCTTGATGAACTGGAGAAAATTAAGGATGAGGTTAGATTTGGAAACATATTGATAATTAAGATTGAACCCTTGGCTAAGAAAAGCATTGAGGATGTTAAACGTGCCATAAGCGAACTAAGTGAGTTTGTAGAATCAATAGGTGGGGACATTGCTAGGCTGGGTGAAGAACGAATAGTTCTGACGCCGCCAAGCGTTCAAATATGGAAAGAGAAAACCCTCACATCTACTGATATTATTCCTTCATAA
- a CDS encoding DUF1947 domain-containing protein, which yields MSIIKRRYSLRESERKDLSRRLSEKFAGVFKRILEEKPKIEVVEAREGRIILINGKPLLIDVGGDLIPTLFSEEAIRSLPKVIVNMGAVPHICDGADIMAPGVVKIEGEFKEGDLAIVLDERYGKAIAVVRALKKSEDIKALKHGRILENLHYVGDSYWKIIKELI from the coding sequence ATGAGTATTATTAAGCGCCGATATTCTCTCAGAGAAAGTGAAAGAAAAGATCTTTCCAGAAGGTTATCTGAAAAATTTGCCGGTGTTTTTAAGCGAATTCTTGAAGAGAAGCCTAAAATTGAAGTTGTTGAAGCCCGTGAAGGTAGAATCATTTTAATAAACGGTAAACCATTATTAATTGATGTAGGTGGCGACCTAATACCGACATTATTCTCTGAAGAAGCCATCCGAAGCCTCCCAAAGGTTATTGTCAATATGGGCGCTGTCCCCCACATATGTGATGGCGCCGATATAATGGCTCCTGGAGTAGTTAAGATTGAGGGGGAATTTAAAGAGGGCGACCTTGCCATAGTTCTAGATGAGAGGTATGGTAAGGCAATAGCTGTTGTTAGGGCTCTTAAAAAATCTGAGGATATAAAAGCCCTTAAGCATGGGAGGATTCTTGAAAATTTGCATTATGTTGGAGATTCATATTGGAAGATAATTAAAGAGTTAATTTAG
- a CDS encoding LSm family protein, giving the protein MVKVMAIQILEESLGKIVLIKLRGGRNIRGKLQGFDQHLNLVLEKAEDVTDAENVKELGLIIVRGDNVIMISPPPR; this is encoded by the coding sequence ATCGTGAAGGTTATGGCGATCCAAATACTTGAGGAAAGCTTAGGAAAAATTGTACTGATAAAACTTAGGGGTGGAAGAAATATAAGAGGGAAGCTGCAGGGATTCGATCAGCATCTAAACCTTGTTCTAGAGAAGGCTGAGGATGTCACCGATGCCGAGAACGTTAAAGAATTAGGTTTAATAATAGTTAGAGGCGATAATGTCATAATGATATCACCTCCTCCAAGGTGA
- a CDS encoding 50S ribosomal protein L37e, with the protein MTKGTPSFGKRMGKTLHIRCRRCGRRSYNVKKKRCAACGFGESAKIRRYSWQTKTVQRIRLT; encoded by the coding sequence ATGACAAAGGGTACACCTTCCTTTGGAAAAAGAATGGGGAAAACTCTTCATATAAGATGTAGGAGATGCGGTCGCAGATCATATAATGTGAAAAAGAAGAGGTGCGCGGCGTGCGGTTTCGGTGAATCAGCAAAGATAAGGAGGTATTCTTGGCAGACAAAAACTGTTCAGAGAATAAGATTAACCTAA
- the rpsJ gene encoding 30S ribosomal protein S10 — translation MVGKARIKLTSTDYKKLDKICSELKAIAEKAGVRVSGPIPLPTKKLKVPVMKSPCGEGTKTWDKWEMRIHRRLIDIDAEDRVMRRIMRMRVPEEVYISIELI, via the coding sequence TTGGTTGGAAAAGCTAGAATAAAACTTACAAGCACAGACTACAAGAAACTTGATAAGATATGTAGTGAACTTAAGGCTATAGCCGAGAAGGCAGGAGTAAGGGTTTCAGGACCTATCCCATTACCAACTAAGAAGCTTAAGGTTCCTGTTATGAAGAGCCCCTGCGGTGAGGGCACGAAGACATGGGATAAATGGGAGATGCGCATACATAGACGCCTAATCGACATAGATGCTGAGGATCGGGTAATGCGCAGAATTATGCGTATGAGGGTTCCAGAAGAAGTCTATATAAGCATAGAGCTTATTTAA
- a CDS encoding AN1-type zinc finger domain-containing protein yields the protein MKCQYCGLDVDLPFKCPFCGRYFCAEHRLPEFHVCQGIKRGPLYHGVPLGRLDETIKVSILRRFSPGFFRFLHHVSSLVELAHLTLGVLLVMLVGFSLSFSEIHVNLPSAFYLALIFTLSFILHEIGHKFTAKYYGLWAEFRLSLIGIMITLISVFSPIIKIISPGAVVISGEATRENLGKIALSGPIINISLSILLLALNLTLNTSFKIILAWGSIVNAYVAVFNLIPFGFLDGAKIFWWNKYVWIISFLMALTLVAINLIF from the coding sequence TTGAAGTGCCAATACTGTGGTTTAGATGTTGATCTCCCATTTAAATGTCCATTCTGCGGTAGATACTTCTGTGCTGAGCATAGGTTGCCGGAGTTCCATGTGTGCCAAGGTATTAAGAGGGGTCCACTTTATCATGGGGTTCCATTAGGAAGGTTAGATGAAACTATTAAGGTTTCTATCCTTAGGAGGTTTTCCCCCGGCTTCTTTAGGTTTCTCCATCATGTATCAAGTCTAGTTGAGCTTGCCCATTTAACTCTGGGTGTACTATTAGTTATGCTTGTCGGCTTCTCCCTATCTTTTAGCGAGATACACGTAAACTTGCCTTCAGCATTCTATTTGGCGCTCATATTCACCCTATCATTTATTTTGCATGAGATTGGGCACAAATTTACCGCAAAATACTATGGGTTATGGGCTGAATTCAGGCTCTCACTTATAGGTATAATGATAACTTTAATCTCAGTGTTCTCTCCAATAATAAAGATCATTTCACCCGGCGCAGTTGTCATATCGGGTGAGGCTACTAGAGAGAATCTTGGTAAAATAGCTCTTTCTGGACCAATAATAAATATATCACTTTCAATATTACTATTAGCCCTAAACCTAACGCTCAATACATCATTCAAAATTATTCTTGCATGGGGTTCTATTGTTAATGCTTATGTTGCCGTATTCAACCTAATACCTTTCGGCTTTCTGGATGGTGCGAAAATCTTTTGGTGGAATAAATATGTTTGGATAATTAGTTTCCTAATGGCATTAACTCTGGTGGCAATCAATCTAATATTTTAA
- a CDS encoding tRNA (adenine-N1)-methyltransferase, with the protein MVDEIKENDNVLLYLDDKRTYMVRVEGGKVLHTHKGFINIGDLIGRGFGSRIRSSMGVEFISFKPTIRDYIFKSSRGTQIIYPKDIALIILFGNIQPGSRVVEAGTGVGALTTALANYVKPTGRVYSYEVRGEFLDIARKNLERAGVLEYVELKNKDITQGIDETDVDAIVLDMATPWLVIPHAYRALRGSGSFISFSPTIDQVVETVEELRANNFANIETIECLVRRIRVERGKTRPETLMTGHTGYITFARKALPRNLE; encoded by the coding sequence TTGGTTGATGAGATTAAGGAGAATGATAATGTTCTCCTGTATTTGGATGATAAGAGGACATATATGGTTAGGGTTGAGGGCGGTAAGGTTCTTCATACGCATAAGGGATTTATAAATATTGGTGATCTCATTGGCAGAGGGTTTGGTTCGCGCATAAGGAGCAGTATGGGTGTTGAGTTTATATCTTTCAAGCCTACCATAAGAGACTATATATTTAAGAGTTCTAGGGGGACGCAGATAATTTATCCGAAGGATATAGCGCTCATAATTTTGTTCGGTAATATACAGCCTGGAAGCCGCGTCGTTGAGGCTGGAACAGGCGTAGGGGCATTAACAACAGCCCTAGCAAACTACGTTAAACCTACGGGACGGGTTTACAGCTATGAGGTTAGGGGCGAGTTCCTCGATATTGCGCGTAAAAATCTAGAGAGAGCTGGAGTACTAGAATATGTTGAGTTAAAGAATAAGGATATAACTCAGGGAATAGATGAGACTGATGTTGACGCTATTGTCCTAGATATGGCGACACCATGGCTTGTAATACCCCACGCTTACAGGGCGCTGAGGGGGAGTGGATCCTTCATATCATTCAGTCCAACAATCGATCAGGTTGTGGAAACAGTTGAGGAATTAAGGGCAAATAATTTCGCAAACATAGAGACAATAGAGTGCCTTGTTAGAAGAATACGTGTAGAAAGGGGTAAAACTCGCCCAGAAACTCTAATGACGGGACACACTGGATACATAACTTTCGCAAGGAAAGCTCTCCCCAGAAACCTAGAATAA
- a CDS encoding signal peptidase I produces MSEKLKKIRRLWDNGLFRSFIMLIILLLCVLAFQRILVIILKTEYPLTTPETDSMTPTIKVGDLLIVQGGLRGEDIHASQSDGDIIVFKDPRNISSKPIVHRAIEKYYNGSMWLFRTKGDKKGLPADPWWVPESYIYGKVIFIIPYLGYIKIYLGNEFGMMMIIILLVILLIFENLDLIRKKNGGVKSEPD; encoded by the coding sequence TTGAGTGAAAAACTGAAGAAGATCAGACGTTTATGGGACAATGGGCTATTTAGATCTTTCATAATGCTCATAATATTATTATTATGTGTACTCGCATTTCAGAGGATTCTCGTAATAATTTTAAAGACTGAGTATCCTCTAACAACTCCGGAGACAGACAGCATGACCCCAACAATTAAAGTTGGGGACTTACTAATTGTTCAAGGCGGATTAAGGGGCGAAGATATACATGCCAGTCAAAGCGACGGGGACATAATTGTTTTTAAGGACCCAAGGAACATCTCATCAAAACCGATTGTACATAGGGCTATAGAAAAATATTATAATGGTTCAATGTGGCTTTTTAGAACTAAAGGTGATAAAAAGGGTTTACCTGCTGACCCCTGGTGGGTTCCGGAAAGCTACATCTACGGCAAGGTTATATTCATTATACCTTATCTCGGCTACATCAAGATATATTTAGGTAACGAGTTTGGAATGATGATGATAATTATTCTACTCGTAATCCTTCTAATATTTGAGAATCTAGATTTAATAAGGAAGAAGAATGGCGGAGTTAAAAGTGAGCCCGATTAG
- a CDS encoding TATA-box-binding protein, producing the protein MSHPQVKVKIENVVASATLNQKIDLNAVVKGYPGVEYRPEQFPGLVFRLKRPKTATLIFNSGKMVCTGAKSEKEARRAVMRVIKELKRSGIVIIGKPELKIQNIVASANLGGMVDLEKSAYTLGKTMYEPEQFPGLIYRMDEPKVVILLFASGKLVCTGAKKEEDVYRAVENLQRKLEKEKLIYYEQ; encoded by the coding sequence ATGTCTCATCCGCAAGTTAAGGTTAAAATAGAGAATGTGGTCGCATCAGCAACATTAAATCAGAAGATAGATTTAAATGCTGTTGTTAAGGGTTACCCTGGCGTTGAATATCGCCCAGAACAGTTTCCAGGACTTGTTTTCAGGCTTAAGAGACCTAAAACTGCAACCCTAATTTTTAACTCTGGTAAAATGGTTTGTACTGGCGCAAAATCTGAGAAAGAAGCCCGTAGAGCCGTTATGAGAGTTATTAAAGAACTTAAACGTAGTGGAATAGTTATAATTGGTAAGCCGGAATTAAAAATACAGAATATTGTGGCTTCAGCTAATTTAGGTGGGATGGTTGACTTAGAGAAGTCAGCTTATACTCTTGGCAAGACCATGTATGAACCAGAACAGTTCCCGGGCTTAATTTATCGAATGGATGAGCCAAAAGTTGTTATACTCCTATTTGCAAGCGGAAAACTCGTTTGCACTGGCGCAAAGAAGGAGGAGGATGTTTATAGGGCTGTGGAGAATCTACAGAGGAAACTGGAGAAGGAGAAGCTCATTTATTACGAGCAGTAA
- a CDS encoding TatD family nuclease-associated radical SAM protein, whose protein sequence is MINPNYNIVYWLGDTLYLNITNRCSNKCYFCFRHYWSGIAGFNLKLKEEPEPMRVIEDLKKHMSRRRWSEIVFCGFGEPTIRLDCVLEIAKWIKRHYPSMRIRLDTNGHGFLLNPGRDVVRELKDAGVDAVSVSLNGHDEETYYRVCKPIFKDAYRSVIDFIKRAKDESLDVEVTAVRIPEIDISKIHDLAVNLGTRFRAREFIPCFY, encoded by the coding sequence TTGATTAACCCCAACTATAACATTGTTTATTGGCTGGGAGATACGCTCTATCTGAATATTACTAACCGTTGCTCTAATAAATGCTATTTCTGCTTTAGGCATTACTGGAGTGGTATAGCTGGGTTCAACCTGAAACTTAAGGAGGAGCCTGAGCCAATGCGGGTGATCGAGGATTTAAAAAAGCATATGTCTAGGAGGAGGTGGAGTGAAATTGTTTTCTGCGGTTTCGGTGAGCCAACCATAAGGCTTGATTGTGTACTAGAGATCGCCAAATGGATTAAGAGGCATTACCCCAGCATGAGAATTAGGCTGGATACTAATGGGCATGGTTTTCTGCTTAATCCTGGAAGGGATGTTGTGAGGGAATTGAAGGATGCGGGCGTTGACGCTGTAAGTGTTAGCTTAAATGGACATGATGAGGAAACATATTATAGGGTTTGTAAGCCGATTTTTAAGGATGCATATAGAAGTGTTATAGACTTCATTAAAAGGGCGAAGGATGAATCTCTAGACGTTGAGGTAACGGCTGTGAGAATACCGGAAATCGACATATCGAAGATTCATGATTTAGCTGTTAATCTCGGTACTAGATTTAGGGCTAGAGAATTTATTCCATGCTTTTATTGA
- a CDS encoding MFS transporter produces the protein MRARVSLIITLGSLSSLGVGLLGPIYPIFVLNRFSASVIDIGMLLTVFGFVSALLKAPAGKLVDVYGAKKIFFIGIALGALCSLTYVFAFSLTHLYIVEFLFGVSYALQSPARLALIMDVNDVGGRGLILGIFESAYDLAGAVAALIAAVIASNFGFEAVFYACFGCQILTAILILKSKHI, from the coding sequence ATGCGGGCGAGGGTCTCGCTAATAATTACGCTGGGTTCTCTGAGTTCCTTAGGGGTGGGTCTGCTTGGCCCAATCTATCCAATATTTGTTCTTAATCGCTTCTCCGCTTCAGTAATAGATATAGGGATGCTGCTAACAGTTTTTGGTTTTGTCTCGGCGCTTCTTAAGGCGCCGGCTGGCAAATTAGTTGATGTTTATGGGGCGAAAAAAATATTTTTTATTGGCATTGCGCTGGGGGCTTTATGCTCTCTCACATATGTCTTTGCATTCAGCCTTACACATCTATATATAGTAGAGTTTCTGTTTGGTGTATCTTACGCTCTCCAAAGCCCAGCGCGCTTGGCCCTAATCATGGATGTAAATGATGTGGGTGGGAGGGGCTTAATTCTTGGGATATTTGAGTCGGCATATGATCTAGCCGGGGCTGTAGCGGCATTAATCGCCGCAGTCATAGCTAGCAACTTTGGATTTGAGGCAGTCTTCTATGCGTGTTTTGGATGCCAGATATTGACAGCCATCCTAATTCTGAAGTCTAAGCACATTTAA
- the thiL gene encoding thiamine-phosphate kinase: MRTIRDLGEREVIRTIINLLDLMPDMPIPFGDDVSAIPIDGEKLLVMKVDMLVSETDVPPGMSLRQAARKAIVMNVSDFAAKGVKPLVALTSLGLPPNLTERDISEIGLGLSEAAKEYDLYIIGGDTNESSNLVIDCALIGFSNKRKIVRRSGARPGDIVAVTGYFGKASSGLKVLLEGLTPPEHIREPLVEAVLMPRARLREGLVLAELGALTSSIDSSDGLAWSLYELSDASNVGFLIERVPVAPEVVGFARKYHLDPVDLSLYGGEEYELVVTVKPELWNKAREALRGIGSDLIGIGKVTERKEVRLKVNGEYVVVEKRGWEHFRCS, encoded by the coding sequence TTGAGAACGATTAGGGATTTAGGGGAGAGGGAAGTAATAAGAACCATAATAAATCTTCTAGATTTAATGCCAGATATGCCAATTCCCTTTGGAGATGATGTTTCAGCAATCCCGATTGATGGGGAGAAGTTACTCGTTATGAAGGTGGATATGCTTGTCAGTGAGACCGATGTCCCACCAGGTATGAGTTTAAGGCAGGCGGCTAGAAAGGCTATAGTTATGAATGTGAGCGACTTTGCTGCTAAGGGGGTAAAACCTTTAGTAGCTCTGACCTCCCTTGGGTTACCCCCCAACTTAACTGAGAGAGATATTAGTGAAATAGGTTTAGGATTAAGCGAGGCCGCGAAGGAATATGATCTCTATATAATAGGTGGGGATACAAATGAATCCTCAAATTTGGTGATAGATTGTGCGCTAATAGGTTTCTCTAATAAAAGAAAAATTGTTAGACGTAGTGGTGCCAGACCAGGCGATATAGTTGCGGTTACGGGATACTTTGGAAAGGCATCTTCTGGGCTCAAAGTATTGCTTGAGGGTTTGACCCCGCCGGAACATATAAGAGAACCATTAGTTGAGGCTGTTCTTATGCCTAGAGCCCGACTTAGGGAGGGTTTGGTGCTTGCTGAATTAGGTGCATTAACTTCCTCAATAGATTCCAGTGATGGACTAGCATGGAGTCTCTATGAACTCTCGGATGCGAGCAATGTTGGCTTCCTAATAGAGAGGGTTCCGGTGGCGCCGGAAGTAGTGGGGTTCGCTAGAAAATACCATTTAGACCCCGTTGACCTGAGCTTATATGGTGGGGAAGAGTATGAGCTGGTTGTTACAGTTAAACCTGAACTCTGGAATAAAGCCAGAGAAGCTCTTAGGGGGATTGGGTCGGATCTAATAGGGATAGGGAAGGTTACGGAAAGGAAGGAAGTTAGGCTAAAAGTTAATGGGGAGTATGTAGTCGTGGAGAAAAGAGGCTGGGAGCATTTCAGGTGCTCCTAG
- a CDS encoding VWA domain-containing protein, producing the protein MNGQIEDVIKAFNQAWLDLHCPPVRLLIDEKEDKSAAFFAINGEVHINPNIIPKGCDPYKYLLWYFRHELAHIHHCPYDLRTAYSLEKAAYDIVGDWDLAYLATHLFADLQININYLPRRFEELPYFMRVVGHRSSTLLEYLLQEVYIQVNPIRKSSNKTLENVAKELLAVTLLDKPWHTKVQMIAIIFSKLRTIHPGLFSERRMGKYLREDMLWVREDFLPSSMRAFEEILGKVSNSSDAEKFFRQWIEPRLPPEEKEKARRIIEAKIKTQKRDESGKSKEKMEEAKRGGSKRIERMERINVKSPEKPSPDSSLLEEPYLPSSLSKPYEKISSIIFEEAFWKRFWYKSRAENIIMQYLSENPTRRPVWAVVKYPDDWYIEDEIEELDIDVSLDEGPLIPEVTTLKWVEEPTFHGQSLITGFVPSAMVILDASLSMLNVHDDASIAAFIAYLSAYKAGGQTAVITFSTRYISADWNSPSDLKELTLSMRFDEYTIFPTHEVKKLLSGMAGNCFIVIITDGGWQNIDEAIPVLESIANLGHKIVIFLLPGGKYPDKISLISKSPHLKVYNVNKPERDLQGLVLSESIRTYRTFLT; encoded by the coding sequence ATGAACGGGCAGATTGAGGATGTAATTAAAGCATTTAATCAGGCATGGCTTGATCTCCATTGTCCACCAGTTAGGCTCCTGATTGATGAGAAGGAGGATAAATCTGCAGCTTTTTTCGCGATTAACGGTGAAGTTCATATTAATCCAAATATTATCCCAAAAGGATGCGACCCATATAAATACTTGTTATGGTATTTTCGCCATGAGCTTGCACATATACATCATTGCCCCTATGACCTTAGAACAGCCTATAGCCTTGAGAAAGCAGCATATGATATTGTTGGAGACTGGGATCTCGCATATTTAGCAACACATCTCTTCGCGGATTTACAGATTAACATAAATTATCTTCCAAGGAGGTTTGAGGAGCTACCATACTTTATGAGAGTTGTAGGGCATAGGTCTTCAACATTACTGGAGTACCTTCTCCAGGAAGTTTACATTCAAGTTAATCCAATTCGTAAATCGAGTAATAAGACTCTTGAAAATGTTGCTAAGGAGCTTTTAGCGGTAACATTACTTGATAAGCCGTGGCACACAAAAGTTCAAATGATAGCGATAATCTTCTCTAAGCTAAGGACGATTCACCCGGGTCTCTTCTCCGAGAGAAGAATGGGGAAATATTTGAGAGAGGATATGCTGTGGGTGAGAGAAGATTTTCTGCCTAGCTCCATGAGAGCATTTGAGGAAATATTGGGCAAGGTCTCTAATTCATCAGATGCGGAAAAATTTTTTAGGCAATGGATTGAGCCGCGGCTACCGCCAGAAGAGAAGGAAAAAGCCAGAAGAATTATTGAGGCGAAGATTAAAACCCAAAAAAGGGATGAGTCAGGGAAAAGCAAAGAGAAGATGGAAGAGGCAAAGAGGGGTGGATCAAAAAGAATAGAAAGAATGGAGAGAATTAACGTAAAGTCGCCTGAAAAACCATCCCCCGATAGCTCTCTCCTAGAAGAACCATATCTGCCAAGCTCGCTCTCAAAACCCTACGAGAAAATTTCCTCAATCATTTTTGAGGAGGCATTTTGGAAGAGATTCTGGTATAAATCTAGAGCTGAAAATATAATTATGCAATATTTATCCGAGAATCCAACCCGAAGACCAGTTTGGGCTGTTGTGAAGTATCCGGATGACTGGTATATTGAGGATGAAATCGAAGAGTTAGATATAGATGTGAGTTTGGACGAGGGCCCCCTAATACCTGAAGTTACAACATTAAAATGGGTTGAGGAGCCAACATTCCATGGGCAATCGCTAATAACTGGTTTTGTCCCCTCGGCAATGGTGATTTTAGATGCAAGTCTAAGTATGCTGAATGTGCATGATGATGCATCCATAGCTGCATTCATCGCTTACTTAAGTGCTTATAAGGCTGGCGGGCAGACGGCTGTAATAACGTTTTCAACAAGATATATTTCAGCCGATTGGAATTCGCCTAGCGATTTGAAAGAGCTAACTCTCTCCATGAGATTCGATGAGTACACTATTTTTCCAACACATGAAGTTAAAAAATTATTGTCGGGGATGGCTGGAAACTGCTTCATTGTCATAATTACTGATGGTGGATGGCAGAATATTGATGAAGCAATACCCGTGCTTGAGAGCATAGCAAATCTTGGACATAAAATAGTTATTTTCTTGCTTCCTGGAGGGAAGTATCCTGATAAAATTTCCCTCATAAGTAAAAGCCCACATCTAAAAGTTTATAATGTGAATAAGCCTGAAAGGGATCTTCAGGGACTCGTACTCTCGGAATCAATTAGAACATATAGAACCTTCTTAACATAA
- a CDS encoding AAA family ATPase, which translates to MLQNKIMDLEREISARFVANREAIKMLVLNQLHPRSTTLIRAPRGVGKSTLMLLLLKGITGDDFVVVSGASEVKRGEVVGRLHIPSLEKEGVERVLWAAFVKSRGKGIDELNRLNPYTTANIHHLMQFGEVWAYGQRSKVEDYILIANENPSDATSFVHPPPFYDRFDICIFLRTLTLSEKFQLQELLDKYDWNLVESMPQVLSFEELQEIREEVASVELDPELTGYINLLVRDFQSCVRDKENSEIKPPTLCEGCHFIRDVCGMIKEPVSERAAVTLTHLAKAVKWLYGKCSIDDLFQIALWVFPHRLNLIRTRNILSDIQDLLERERVKMEDRRIRRQWSLLNELIKGFNPSIYRLARDAAVEDVAFAEELIKIEENWINEGLLKRGEDISSQMGWHILSHNRWRTK; encoded by the coding sequence ATGCTGCAAAATAAGATAATGGACTTAGAAAGGGAGATATCAGCTAGGTTTGTTGCTAATAGAGAAGCAATTAAAATGCTTGTATTAAATCAGCTACATCCTCGCTCAACAACACTTATACGTGCGCCTAGAGGGGTTGGAAAATCCACACTTATGCTTCTGCTTCTTAAGGGTATAACTGGAGATGACTTTGTCGTTGTTTCAGGTGCTTCTGAGGTTAAAAGAGGCGAAGTTGTCGGTAGGCTTCATATACCTTCACTTGAAAAGGAGGGAGTTGAACGGGTTCTTTGGGCTGCATTTGTTAAGAGTAGAGGGAAGGGTATTGATGAGCTGAACCGATTAAACCCCTATACAACAGCTAATATTCACCATTTAATGCAGTTTGGTGAAGTCTGGGCTTATGGGCAGAGATCTAAGGTTGAAGACTACATTTTAATTGCAAATGAGAATCCCTCGGATGCAACCTCATTTGTCCATCCGCCACCATTCTATGATAGATTCGATATATGCATTTTTCTTAGAACATTAACTCTTAGTGAGAAATTTCAGTTGCAGGAACTATTGGATAAATATGACTGGAACCTGGTTGAATCTATGCCGCAAGTGTTATCTTTTGAGGAGCTGCAGGAGATTAGGGAAGAGGTTGCCAGCGTCGAGCTGGATCCGGAGTTAACTGGATACATTAATCTACTTGTTAGAGACTTCCAATCATGTGTGCGTGATAAAGAGAATTCTGAAATTAAGCCTCCAACACTATGTGAGGGCTGCCATTTTATACGTGATGTATGTGGAATGATAAAGGAGCCGGTTAGCGAGAGGGCGGCTGTCACTCTAACGCATTTAGCAAAAGCAGTTAAATGGCTATACGGAAAGTGCAGTATTGATGATTTATTCCAAATAGCCTTATGGGTTTTCCCACATAGGCTAAATCTTATTCGAACAAGAAATATTCTGAGCGATATACAGGATTTACTTGAGAGGGAGAGAGTTAAGATGGAGGATAGGCGAATAAGGAGGCAGTGGTCGCTGCTCAATGAGCTCATAAAGGGATTTAATCCATCAATCTATAGGTTGGCTAGGGATGCCGCTGTTGAAGATGTGGCTTTCGCTGAGGAACTAATCAAAATAGAGGAAAACTGGATTAATGAGGGATTGTTGAAACGGGGTGAGGATATATCATCCCAGATGGGATGGCATATTCTAAGCCATAACAGGTGGAGAACTAAATAG
- a CDS encoding thiamine pyrophosphate-binding protein codes for MKVADLIIKFLEKAHLDLMFGIPGSQTCPLYDSLYSSSIRHILVRHEQSASYMADAYAKFTGKLEYAMNRRTWRNKSFNWYCHSMD; via the coding sequence TTGAAGGTTGCAGACCTAATTATTAAGTTTCTTGAAAAAGCTCATTTAGATTTAATGTTTGGCATACCCGGTTCTCAAACATGTCCACTTTATGATAGCCTTTACTCCTCATCTATAAGGCATATACTTGTTAGACATGAGCAGTCAGCCTCATATATGGCTGATGCGTATGCAAAATTCACTGGTAAGTTGGAGTATGCGATGAACCGGCGGACCTGGCGCAACAAATCTTTTAACTGGTATTGCCACAGCATGGATTGA